The Burkholderia cepacia genome includes a region encoding these proteins:
- a CDS encoding glutamate/aspartate ABC transporter substrate-binding protein yields MNTPSRSSPLSALSVITALLARCTFAAACAAACAPLAAEPLSGTLEKIRQSNLISIGHRETSVPFSYVDANGKVIGFSQDLCDRVIAAVKARIGKPDLQVRFIPVTSQNRIPLVQNGTVDLECGVTTNLAARHAQVAFSTTFFVATTRLLTRTSSGIRDFPDLAGKTVVTNQGTTSERLLRRMNEEKKMNMQIISAKDYGEGRLTLESGRAAAYMMDDVLLAGVRQLAAKPADWQIVGTPQSSEAYGFMLRKDDPQFKALVDGVLVQSMKRGEIDALYDKWFMKPVPPKGLAFDFPMSDVIRARYAAPNDAPLE; encoded by the coding sequence ATGAACACCCCGTCCCGTTCGTCTCCTTTGTCCGCTTTGTCCGTTATCACCGCCCTGCTCGCCCGCTGCACGTTCGCCGCCGCCTGCGCCGCGGCCTGCGCGCCGCTCGCCGCGGAGCCGCTCTCCGGCACGCTCGAGAAGATCCGGCAAAGCAACCTGATCTCGATCGGCCACCGCGAAACGTCGGTGCCGTTCTCCTACGTCGACGCGAACGGCAAGGTCATCGGCTTCTCGCAGGACCTGTGCGACCGCGTGATCGCCGCCGTGAAGGCGCGCATCGGCAAGCCCGACCTGCAGGTGCGCTTCATCCCCGTCACGTCGCAGAACCGCATCCCGCTCGTGCAGAACGGCACCGTCGATCTCGAATGCGGTGTCACCACGAACCTCGCCGCGCGTCACGCGCAGGTCGCGTTCTCGACCACCTTCTTCGTCGCGACGACGCGCCTGCTCACGCGCACGAGCTCGGGCATCCGCGACTTCCCCGACCTCGCCGGCAAGACGGTCGTGACGAACCAGGGCACGACGTCCGAGCGCCTGCTGCGCAGGATGAACGAGGAAAAGAAGATGAACATGCAGATCATCAGCGCGAAGGACTACGGCGAAGGACGCCTCACGCTCGAATCGGGCCGCGCGGCCGCGTACATGATGGACGACGTGCTGCTCGCGGGCGTGCGCCAGCTCGCCGCGAAGCCGGCCGACTGGCAGATCGTCGGCACGCCGCAGTCGTCGGAGGCCTACGGATTCATGCTGCGCAAGGACGATCCGCAGTTCAAGGCGCTCGTCGACGGCGTGCTCGTGCAGTCGATGAAGCGCGGCGAGATCGATGCGCTGTACGACAAGTGGTTCATGAAGCCGGTGCCGCCGAAGGGGCTCGCGTTCGACTTCCCGATGAGCGACGTGATCAGGGCGCGCTACGCGGCACCGAACGACGCACCGCTCGAATGA
- the hutH gene encoding histidine ammonia-lyase gives MITLTPGHLTLPQLRKIARESVQLALDPASFAKIDAGAKAVADIAAKGEPAYGINTGFGRLASTHIPHDQLELLQKNLVLSHAVGVGEPMARSSVRLLMALKLSSLGRGHSGIRREVMDALIKLFNADVLPLIPVKGSVGASGDLAPLAHMSAVLLGVGEVFIRGERASALDGLRVAGLAPLTLQAKEGLALLNGTQASTALALDNMFAIEDLYRTALVAGALSVDAAAGSVKPFDARIHELRGHQGQIDAAASYRDLLEGSPINQSHRDCDKVQDPYSLRCQPQVMGACLDQMRHAADVLLVEANAVSDNPLIFPDTGEVLSGGNFHAEPVAFAADNLALAASEIGALAERRIALLIDATLSGLPPFLVKDGGVNSGFMIAHVTAAALASENKTLAHPASVDSLPTSANQEDHVSMATFAARKLADIADNTKHILAIELLAAAQGVDLRAPYHTSPKLAPVMETIRAKVAHYELDHYFAPDIAVIAKLVGERAFAKVAPFSFASEQ, from the coding sequence ATGATTACGTTGACCCCCGGCCACCTGACCCTCCCGCAACTGCGCAAGATCGCACGCGAATCCGTGCAGCTGGCGCTCGATCCGGCCAGCTTCGCGAAGATCGACGCCGGCGCGAAGGCCGTCGCCGACATCGCCGCGAAGGGCGAGCCGGCGTACGGCATCAACACGGGCTTCGGCCGCCTGGCGAGCACGCACATCCCGCACGACCAGCTCGAACTGCTGCAGAAGAACCTCGTGCTGTCGCACGCGGTCGGTGTCGGCGAGCCGATGGCACGTTCGTCGGTGCGCCTGCTGATGGCGCTGAAGCTGTCGAGCCTCGGCCGCGGCCACTCGGGCATCCGCCGCGAAGTGATGGACGCGCTGATCAAGCTGTTCAACGCGGACGTGCTGCCGCTGATCCCGGTGAAGGGCTCGGTCGGCGCATCGGGCGACCTCGCGCCGCTCGCGCACATGTCGGCCGTGCTGCTGGGCGTCGGCGAAGTGTTCATCCGCGGCGAGCGCGCGAGCGCGCTCGACGGCCTGCGCGTCGCGGGCCTCGCGCCGCTGACGCTGCAGGCGAAGGAAGGCCTCGCGCTGCTGAACGGCACGCAGGCATCCACCGCGCTGGCGCTCGACAACATGTTCGCGATCGAAGACCTGTACCGCACCGCGCTCGTCGCGGGCGCGCTGTCGGTCGACGCGGCAGCCGGTTCGGTGAAGCCGTTCGACGCACGCATTCATGAACTGCGCGGCCATCAAGGCCAGATCGACGCGGCCGCGTCGTATCGCGACCTGCTCGAAGGCTCGCCGATCAACCAGTCGCACCGCGACTGCGACAAGGTGCAGGATCCGTACAGCCTGCGCTGCCAGCCGCAGGTGATGGGCGCGTGCCTGGACCAGATGCGCCACGCGGCCGACGTGCTGCTCGTCGAAGCGAACGCCGTGTCGGACAACCCGCTGATCTTCCCGGACACCGGCGAAGTGCTGTCGGGCGGCAACTTCCACGCCGAGCCCGTCGCGTTCGCGGCCGACAACCTCGCGCTGGCCGCCTCGGAAATCGGCGCGCTGGCCGAACGCCGCATCGCGCTGCTGATCGACGCGACGCTGTCGGGCCTGCCCCCGTTCCTGGTGAAGGACGGCGGCGTGAACTCGGGCTTCATGATCGCCCACGTGACGGCAGCCGCCCTCGCATCGGAAAACAAGACGCTCGCGCACCCGGCGTCGGTCGACTCGCTGCCGACCTCGGCGAACCAGGAAGACCACGTGTCGATGGCGACGTTCGCCGCGCGCAAGCTCGCCGACATCGCGGACAACACGAAGCACATCCTCGCGATCGAACTGCTGGCCGCCGCGCAAGGCGTCGACCTGCGCGCGCCGTACCACACGAGCCCGAAGCTCGCGCCGGTGATGGAAACGATCCGCGCCAAGGTCGCGCACTACGAGCTCGACCACTACTTCGCACCGGACATCGCGGTGATCGCGAAGCTGGTCGGCGAGCGTGCGTTCGCGAAGGTCGCGCCGTTCTCGTTCGCGTCGGAACAGTAA